In Penicillium psychrofluorescens genome assembly, chromosome: 5, a single window of DNA contains:
- a CDS encoding uncharacterized protein (ID:PFLUO_008189-T1.cds;~source:funannotate) yields the protein MGIPMWREPAEADSYRTATEKDRSATARSSIRRQATIRRPSRYTGSSSHARGTSVLSSLPSQILDEIHRGIVESPSDLRSPVLNLGVSEDGMDLDTSRRDALRNERAARRLDALSAPTRRPRVRQRQSNTRWRWDWSTRDQSLDRLLPSSRIRWAAQDQPSGPLVRSDPPAQPPSQNAPLTPHFAPALSYYTTVSHSPSESVRLPPLRRTESRSDDRANYNGTRLQEFEEFQEGYRAGLESAGVDPDTWNGEPLVDGLGDRERSMSPADERGADAWETLLSTITPDATLPSNSTSFASNPTSTTDASRNGTSRTSAHSSSQTLPTSLSSSRTAPTGLDPYPDHLHPCDFSSSDEEDSPANYRRVPGPSGRSVSFHRRSPGLPSTMSSGPPIPTFSFSFSDSSSDPDLHPDLHQMQAILDRLARREDIPDDWWAAAGLSRIIGRGLSASANMTENGAESTPRPAR from the coding sequence GGACTGCGACCGAGAAGGACCGGTCTGCTACGGCGCGCTCGTCCATCCGCCGCCAGGCCACGATCCGCCGCCCGTCGCGCTACACTGGCTCGTCATCTCACGCGCGTGGTACCAGTGTTCTGTCATCCTTGCCTTCCCAGATCCTCGATGAGATCCATCGCGGAATAGTCGAGTCGCCGTCTGATTTGCGTTCTCCGGTCTTGAATTTGGGGGTTAGCGAAGATGGGATGGATCTCGACACGAGCAGGCGTGACGCTCTGCGGAACGAACGCGCTGCTCGCAGACTAGACGCTCTGAGTGCTCCAACTCGACGTCCCCGTGTCCGCCAACGCCAATCCAATACAAGGTGGCGCTGGGATTGGTCGACTCGCGATCAATCACTTGACCGCCTGCTCCCAAGTTCCAGGATTCGCTGGGCGGCTCAGGATCAACCATCTGGCCCCCTCGTCCGCTCAGATCCTCCTGCCCAACCTCCATCGCAAAATGCGCCCTTGACACCCCACTTTGCGCCCGCGCTCTCCTACTACACGACCGTCTCGCACTCGCCGTCGGAATCAGtccgtcttcctcctctgcgcCGGACAGAGAGTCGTAGCGATGACCGGGCCAACTACAATGGGACTAGATTGCAGGAGTTTGAAGAGTTCCAGGAAGGCTATCGCGCGGGTCTTGAATCCGCTGGCGTTGACCCTGACACCTGGAATGGAGAGCCTCTTGTTGATGGACTCGGTGATCGCGAGCGAAGTATGAGTCCGGCTGATGAGCGCGGAGCCGATGCGTGGGAAACCTTGCTGTCGACGATCACGCCAGACGCTACTCTTCCCTCGAACAGCACCTCATTTGCTTCCAACCCCACTTCTACAACCGATGCCTCCCGCAATGGAACCTCTCGAACATCCGCCCACTCCTCGTCGCAGACTCTCCCAACCTCCCTGAGCTCTTCGCGGACCGCTCCCACCGGACTTGATCCCTACCCggatcatctccatccttgcgacttttcttcgtcggacgaggaagataGCCCTGCCAACTACCGCCGCGTGCCCGGCCCGTCGGGTCGATCTGTCTCTTTTCACCGCCGGTCTCCGGGTCTGCCGTCGACCATGAGCAGCGGTCCTCCCATTCCTaccttttccttctccttctcggacTCCTCCAGCGATCCCGATCTTCACCCCGATCTCCACCAGATGCAGGCCATCCTAGATCGACTGGCTCGACGGGAGGACATCCCGGATGATTGGTGGGCGGCAGCTGGCCTGTCGCGCATCATCGGTCGTGGCCTCAGTGCCAGCGCGAATATGACCGAAAATGGTGCTGAAAGCACGCCCCGTCCCGCTCGCTGA
- a CDS encoding uncharacterized protein (ID:PFLUO_008190-T1.cds;~source:funannotate), with protein MDEQVERLVKKTWAKFTSTPSNARLMIAVSGIPGSGKTELASLMAQRINQLYTQENASTTAPIATALPMDGYHLTRAQLAAMPDPVYAAARRGAAFTFDGVKFLDLVQKLREPLTASSTTQYAPSFDHATKDPVEDDIPIPVTCRVVFFEGNYLSLDKEPWNQAARLMDELWFVNVDFEVARLRLIKRHVKAGVAKDEAEADKRARENDLVNGSEIVDCQMQVQEVVDSRYDPAWERL; from the exons ATGGATGAGCAGGTTGAACGTCTGGTCAAGAAGACCTGGG CCAAATTCACCTCCACTCCCTCCAACGCCCGCCTAATGATAGCAGTCAGCGGCATCCCAGGCTCGGGCAAAACCGAGCTAGCGAGCTTAATGGCCCAGCGCATAAATCAGCTTTATACTCAAGAGAACGCATCCACGACAGCCCCAATCGCCACCGCACTCCCAATGGACGGGTACCATCTCACGcgcgcccagctcgccgcAATGCCAGACCCAGTGTACGCAGCCGCTCGGCGTGGGGCAGCATTTACCTTTGACGGAGTCAAATTCCTGGATCTTGTGCAGAAACTGCGGGAGCCGTTgacggcttcttcgacgacgcAGTACGCGCCGAGTTTCGACCATGCGACTAAGGATCCTGTTGAGGATGATATTCCGATTCCTGTCACCTGTCGGGTTGTCTTCTTTGAAGGGAACTATCTCAGTTTGGATAAGGAGCCATGGAACCAGGCTGCGAGGCTTATGGATGAGTTGTGGTTTGTGAACGTGGATTTTGAGGTTGCGCGGCTTAGACTTATTAAGAGGCATGTTAAAGCGGGGGTTGCgaaggatgaggctgaggcAGATAAACGGGCCAGAGAGAATGATCTCGTTAATGGGTCGGAGATTGTTGATTGTCAGATGCAAGTGCAGGAGGTTGTTGATAGTCGGTATGATCCTGCGTGGGAGAGATTATAG